From Calonectris borealis chromosome 7, bCalBor7.hap1.2, whole genome shotgun sequence, one genomic window encodes:
- the HHEX gene encoding hematopoietically-expressed homeobox protein HHEX: MQYQPPGAAPAAAAALGVGVPLYAPTPLLQPAHPTPFYIEDILGRGPAAAPTPHSLPAPPPPTLPSPNSSFTSLVSPYRTPIYEPTPIHPAFSHHLAASYGTGAYAGPLYSFPRAVGDYAHALIRQDPLGKPLLWSPFIQRPLHKRKGGQVRFSNDQTIELEKKFETQKYLSPPERKRLAKMLQLSERQVKTWFQNRRAKWRRLKQENPQATKKEEVEGADSHSDQTLESCPTPEQKGKEVSLDGSQYTPSPASQEDLESDVSDDSDQEVDIEGDKGYYNPTH, encoded by the exons aTGCAGTACCAGCCGCCGGGCGCggcgccggcagcggcggcggccctgGGCGTCGGCGTTCCGCTGTACGCGCCCACGCCGCTGCTCCAGCCCGCGCACCCCACGCCCTTCTACATCGAGGACATCctgggccgcggccccgccgctgccccgaccccccactccctgcccgccccgccgccgccgacgCTGCCGTCGCCCAACTCCTCCTTCACCAGCCTGGTGTCCCCGTACCGGACCCCCATCTACGAGCCGACCCCCATCCACCCGGCCTTCTCCCACCACCTCGCCGCCTCCTATGGCACCGGCGCCTACGCCGGGCCCCTCTACTCCTTCCCCCGCGCCGTCGGCGACTACGCGCACGCCCTGATCCGGCAGGACCCCCTGG GGAAGCCGCTGCTGTGGAGCCCCTTCATCCAGCGGCCGCTGCACAAGAGGAAAGGGGGGCAGGTCCGCTTCTCCAACGACCAGACCATTGAGCTGGAGAAGAAGTTCGAGACACAGAAATACCTCTCCCCGCCGGAGAGGAAGCGCCTGGCCAAGATGCTGCAGCTCAGCGAGAGGCAG GTCAAAACGTGGTTTCAGAATCGCAGAGCCAAATGGAGGCGTCTAAAGCAG GAGAATCCCCAGGCCACCAAAAAAGAAGAAGTGGAAGGTGCTGACAGTCACAGTGACCAAACGCTGGAGAGCTGCCCGACCCCCGAGCAGAAGGGTAAGGAGGTCTCCTTGGATGGCTCTCAGTATACCCCCTCGCCGGCCTCACAGGAGGACCTGGAGTCAGACGTCTCCGACGACTCCGACCAAGAAGTGGACATTGAAGGCGATAAGGGCTATTACAATCCTACCCACTAA